A segment of the Odoribacter splanchnicus DSM 20712 genome:
TCGATACCGGGGGCGGACTTCTGAAAGCCAGGGAGTTGTTCAGTCCGGGTGAATCGGTGCTTATTCATAATGTAGATATATTTTCAGATATCGATATACCTGCCTTGCTCCGCTTTCATCGGCAAAATAAGGGAGATGCGACCTTGGTTACCCGGACCGGCGGGAAAGGCAGAGGATTGAGATTTAATCGTGAAGGGATGCTGAAAGGATGGGAAAATAAGGCCACAGGGGAACAAAAACCGGTAGATGAAGAATTTTGGGATTCCCGGAACTATGCTTTCTGTGGAGTGCAGGTGGTGAGCCCGGAATTTTTAGAACGTATGTCAGGAAAAGGGGTCTTTTCGATTATAGACGAATATCTGTCACAGGCCAGGCTTCACCCGATACTGATGTATTTTTACGAAGGACGTTTTTTAGATTTAGGGACTCCTCAGGCGATTGCCGAAGCCGAAACAATGTTGATCGGTTCGTGCAACCCGTAAGGATCTTTTTACGTTAATTAAAGACTTTACGGAATAGCAGGAGACAGGCCTTGCAGCGCTTTTTTACGATCTGGATAATGGTAATTGCGAAGAATAAAGCTTAAGCATGAAAAGATTTTTTAAATATCTGGGCAGAACGATTTTAGCAATTTTAGGGTTGCTACTGCTTATCGTGTTTTTGCTTTATTTACCTCCTGTACAAGATTTCCTTTTGCGCAAAGCCGAACGTTATGCTGCTTCGCATTACGACTTGGAAGTCCGGATCGGGCATTTCCGTTTGGGTTTTCCTTTTGATCTGGTTTTGGACGATGTGTATGCCGGGAAAACTGCCGGAGATACCCTGGTTGCTGCAGAAGCGATCCGGCTTAGGGTGAATATCGATCGGATATTTCGTAAAGAACTCGGTATCGAACAGTTAGGTCTGAGACAGGTGAAGTTCGGATTAGCCGGCGATACTACCGGTATGCAACTGAAGGTGGCTGTCGGGAATTTGGGGGTGCAGGAGGGACGGATCGATTTGGAACGGAAAAAATTGATAGTCGCTGAGATTAGCCTGGAAGAAGGGGATGTTTTTTTGAAATCCGGAGCCGGAACAGTGGAAGATACAGTGCAGAGTAATCCTTTGGATTGGGGGATCGAAGTCAGGCAGATAAAGATCCGGGACGTCGGTTATCGCATGTATACCGAGGGGTTGCCTTACCTGGGGGCCGGAATAAAGGACGGTTCGCTGACTGGCGGAAAAGTTTTGTTGGGGGAGCAATCCGTCGAAATAGATGTTGTCGCTGTCGGAGGGGCTTGGTGTGACATGCAGATGGGAACGGAACAATCGTCCGGGACACCGGTCACCGAACCGTCCGGTAGCCAGCCTTGGCTGATACGTGCAGGGAGATTACAATTGGAGAACAGTGCCTTTAGTATGAAGACTGCCGATGCCGGGCAAACCGATTTGGTGCTGTCCGGTATTGCCGTACAAATCGACAGTGTATATAACCGGGGAACGGTTGTGCGGGGAAACCTGGTAGATCTGAGGGCTGTACAGCAAAACGGAATACAGCTGCAACAGATGCAGGCACAGGTGGATCTCGATTCGGCCCGGACAGCATTGAGGGGGGCATTTATCCGCACCGCTCATAGCAAGATCGAGTTGACAGCCCGGGCCGATACTTCGATGAATAATCTGATGAAACGGGTACCCTTGATCGTTCAGCTGAATGCCAGGGTTGGGCTGGCCGATCTTACTCCCTTTTATGACGGAATCCCTCAGGACTTAAAACATAGTCAGGTAGATTTGAATACGACTTTCAGTATAGATGAAAACAGAGTCCGGTTCGACCGCCTGGATGCCGGTATGACCGGAAAATTCCGGTTGACTGGAAAAGGACAACTGCAATCCTACCGGGACCTGAAAAAAATAAGTGGGGTGATCGATTTGCGGGCGGAGATGCCGGACGCTACCTTTGCTAATGTTTTCTTAAAAGAAGGAATCGTGAAGATCCCGGCCGATGTATCCTGGTCGGCGAATCTGAAGGCTAATCAGGGAGCTTTGGAGGCTTTGGTGCGCTTGTGTTCCGATGCTGGTTGTATGACCCTCGACGGGAGTTATGATTTGAACCGGGAGACATATAACGGCGAATTGACCCTGAGCCGTTTCCCACTCGATCGCTTTTTGACTGTCGATTCGTTAGGAAGCGCCTCGGCCAATTTCCGGTTGGAAGGCCGGTATTTTTCGTGGCCTCAGGCAAAGACCTCGGTAAATGCCGGAATCCGTCAGTTGTTTTATAAAGAGCACGAATATAAAGATATTACTTTACAGGCTACCTTGGATAAGACGCATTTACGGGGGACTATGGTTAGTAAAGATCCCGATGCTCCTTTGGATTTGGTTTTCCGGGGAGATTCGCTGCAACAACAGTATCAGGTCGGTTTGGGTGGTTATATCGGCAAGGTGGATCTGCAGGCCCTGCATTTGATG
Coding sequences within it:
- a CDS encoding nucleotidyltransferase family protein; the protein is MNGMIFAAGLGTRLQPLTNDRPKALVEVAGKPLLEYVIRKMIAADVQRIVVNVHHYADQIEAFLCERHFFDWDIVISDEREKLLDTGGGLLKARELFSPGESVLIHNVDIFSDIDIPALLRFHRQNKGDATLVTRTGGKGRGLRFNREGMLKGWENKATGEQKPVDEEFWDSRNYAFCGVQVVSPEFLERMSGKGVFSIIDEYLSQARLHPILMYFYEGRFLDLGTPQAIAEAETMLIGSCNP